The Neobacillus sp. PS3-34 genome has a window encoding:
- a CDS encoding YjzD family protein encodes MKYLWTFFWTFLLVQMLTYVVSSMIGIEYNVETGTILAVAVTILILIVPALIPNEPEEKHIH; translated from the coding sequence GTGAAATATCTTTGGACTTTTTTCTGGACTTTCCTTCTCGTTCAAATGTTGACGTATGTTGTAAGCTCCATGATCGGCATTGAATACAATGTTGAAACCGGTACCATTCTTGCAGTGGCAGTAACCATCCTGATTCTAATCGTTCCTGCACTTATTCCTAATGAACCGGAAGAAAAACATATTCATTAA
- a CDS encoding Crp/Fnr family transcriptional regulator has product MQSLTDIPLKLTELLHIVHHFRKIEKGTFLFQEGSLANELYIVQSGTLHLSKIIPDGRELTLRLCSKGDLVGEVNLYNASTRYYLSAKVTESGEVAVIMKDQLETMLSRDHDLAVEFMKWMSLQNLKTQTKFRDLVLHGKKGALYSTLIRLSNTYGSKTVDGLMLDIPLTNQELANFCGTSREVVNRLLSDLRKTGSISIEKGLITIHNLDSLKQEIDCENCSKDVCNIH; this is encoded by the coding sequence ATGCAGTCATTAACTGATATCCCATTAAAATTAACCGAATTGCTGCACATCGTCCATCACTTCAGGAAAATAGAAAAAGGCACCTTCCTTTTTCAGGAAGGTTCTTTAGCAAATGAACTTTATATTGTGCAAAGCGGTACTCTTCACCTCAGTAAAATTATTCCGGACGGAAGAGAATTAACACTGAGATTGTGTTCAAAAGGTGATTTAGTTGGAGAAGTGAATCTATACAATGCTTCAACTCGCTATTACTTGAGCGCAAAAGTAACAGAGAGCGGAGAGGTCGCGGTTATTATGAAAGACCAACTCGAAACAATGCTTAGCCGGGATCACGATTTAGCTGTTGAATTCATGAAGTGGATGAGCTTGCAAAACCTAAAAACACAGACTAAATTCCGCGATTTAGTTCTTCATGGAAAAAAAGGAGCTTTATACTCTACACTAATAAGATTATCCAACACTTATGGAAGTAAAACAGTGGATGGCCTTATGCTTGACATTCCATTAACCAACCAGGAATTAGCTAATTTTTGCGGAACGTCTAGAGAGGTAGTGAATCGGCTTTTAAGCGATTTACGAAAAACTGGCAGCATCTCAATTGAGAAGGGACTCATTACTATACACAATCTTGACTCTCTTAAGCAAGAAATCGACTGCGAGAATTGTTCCAAGGACGTTTGCAATATCCACTAA
- the fabF gene encoding beta-ketoacyl-ACP synthase II translates to MNKRRVVVTGVGAVTPLGNDIETSWKNIIEGKSGIGPLTRINAEEFPAKVAAELKDFNPEVFIEKKDVRKMDRFTQYAVAASLMAVKDSGLIINEENAPRVGVWIGSGIGGMETFEQQYETFLNRGYRRVSPFFVPMMIPDMATGQVSITIGARGFNSCTVTACATGTNSIGDAFKVIQRGDADAMVTGGAEAPITKMAVAGFCANTALSTNPDPNTASRPFDKNRDGFVMGEGAGIVVLEELEHALARGAKIYAEIVGYGATGDAYHITAPAPGGEGGARAMKMAIEDAGFKVEEIDYINAHGTSTDYNDKYETMAIKEVFGEHAYKLAVSSTKSMTGHLLGAAGGVEAIFTVLAMKEGVLPPTINYETPDPECDLDYVPNASRQKEIRAAISNSLGFGGNNATIAFKKYE, encoded by the coding sequence ATGAACAAGCGAAGGGTAGTCGTAACAGGTGTCGGAGCAGTAACTCCGCTTGGCAACGATATTGAAACAAGCTGGAAGAACATTATTGAAGGAAAATCAGGAATTGGCCCATTAACGAGGATAAACGCAGAAGAATTTCCCGCAAAGGTTGCTGCAGAGTTAAAAGATTTTAATCCAGAAGTGTTTATTGAAAAAAAGGATGTCCGAAAAATGGACCGCTTTACTCAATATGCTGTTGCTGCTTCATTAATGGCTGTCAAAGATTCCGGGCTAATTATAAACGAAGAAAATGCTCCTCGTGTTGGTGTGTGGATTGGCTCCGGCATTGGCGGTATGGAAACATTTGAACAGCAATATGAAACTTTTTTAAATCGGGGATACCGACGAGTAAGCCCATTCTTTGTTCCGATGATGATTCCTGATATGGCAACTGGCCAGGTTTCTATAACGATTGGAGCTAGAGGTTTTAATTCCTGTACTGTCACGGCTTGTGCTACAGGGACAAATTCAATTGGAGACGCCTTTAAAGTAATCCAGCGAGGGGATGCTGATGCAATGGTAACAGGAGGTGCGGAGGCACCTATTACAAAAATGGCCGTTGCAGGTTTTTGCGCAAATACTGCATTATCAACGAATCCTGACCCGAACACAGCTAGTCGCCCGTTTGATAAGAACCGCGATGGCTTTGTCATGGGCGAAGGTGCAGGAATAGTTGTACTGGAAGAACTTGAGCATGCATTGGCACGCGGTGCTAAAATATATGCAGAAATCGTAGGTTATGGAGCAACAGGCGATGCTTACCATATCACTGCCCCAGCTCCCGGAGGAGAAGGCGGTGCCCGTGCAATGAAAATGGCAATCGAAGACGCCGGCTTTAAAGTGGAGGAGATCGATTACATTAACGCACACGGAACATCTACAGACTACAATGATAAATATGAAACAATGGCTATTAAAGAAGTGTTTGGAGAACATGCTTATAAGCTGGCAGTAAGCTCAACAAAATCGATGACAGGACACCTTCTGGGCGCAGCTGGTGGTGTAGAAGCCATATTTACGGTTTTAGCGATGAAGGAAGGCGTATTGCCGCCGACTATCAATTACGAAACACCAGACCCGGAATGTGATTTGGACTATGTTCCAAATGCTTCCCGCCAAAAGGAAATCAGAGCAGCCATCAGCAACTCTCTTGGATTTGGCGGCAATAATGCAACAATTGCCTTTAAAAAATACGAATAA
- a CDS encoding hydrolase, translating to MDNRIFQLDTQWNIIHYPEKPNGFGILIIGDERHFVDESKSFWLQNEGKQFLIQNLKESGYTIFSSNLYGRNWGSRRAVQLAQRLYQHIIRNEIMNEKIHILAEGMGALVAMSLFKEMKDQIRSAVLVNPILSLNLHLEQEKEHKFFYKKLLNELSYAYQKDIRTIESEILKNGSPVYFDADIPVKLFHILAGGRIYPIQTLSKASK from the coding sequence ATGGATAACCGGATTTTTCAACTGGATACCCAATGGAATATCATCCATTACCCAGAAAAGCCAAATGGTTTCGGTATCCTGATTATAGGAGATGAAAGGCATTTCGTAGATGAAAGCAAAAGCTTCTGGCTGCAAAATGAAGGGAAACAATTCCTTATCCAAAATCTGAAGGAATCAGGGTACACTATTTTTTCATCTAATCTTTATGGCAGGAACTGGGGAAGCAGGCGAGCTGTCCAATTGGCGCAGAGACTGTATCAGCATATAATCAGAAATGAAATAATGAATGAAAAAATTCATATTCTTGCCGAAGGAATGGGCGCTCTTGTTGCGATGAGCTTATTTAAGGAAATGAAGGACCAAATCAGGTCCGCAGTATTAGTAAATCCAATTTTATCTTTAAATCTTCATCTGGAGCAGGAAAAGGAGCATAAATTTTTTTACAAAAAGCTTTTGAATGAGCTGTCGTATGCTTACCAAAAAGACATTCGTACCATTGAAAGTGAAATATTGAAAAATGGATCTCCAGTATATTTTGATGCAGATATACCAGTTAAGCTTTTTCATATTTTGGCAGGGGGAAGGATTTACCCAATCCAGACTCTATCAAAAGCTTCTAAATGA
- a CDS encoding YwiC-like family protein, whose amino-acid sequence MKLFLPKQHGAWAMLIIPFWLGVVESKFIWQDIPFFIGWVMLYLATYPMLLLFKGKKISYYTKWTIIYLIPAIALLTVPLLTLPSISYFGLAMLPLFMVNAYFSSTNRDRALANDLSAILSFSIAGLASSYLAEGTVSVGALLLFSASMLFFLGCTFYVKTMIREKRNIHYKWLSWSYHFLLPIVWIVLGLWIVALAFIPSLLRAVGFYGKNISAKQVGIYEIANAAIFFMIMAIQISLK is encoded by the coding sequence ATGAAGTTATTTTTACCTAAACAACATGGTGCATGGGCCATGCTGATTATACCGTTTTGGCTGGGTGTTGTTGAATCAAAATTCATTTGGCAGGATATCCCTTTCTTTATTGGCTGGGTAATGCTTTATCTTGCCACTTATCCTATGCTGCTGCTTTTTAAAGGAAAGAAGATATCCTATTATACAAAATGGACGATTATTTATTTGATTCCAGCCATAGCTTTATTGACGGTTCCGTTATTAACATTGCCATCAATCAGTTATTTTGGTCTGGCTATGCTGCCCCTTTTTATGGTAAATGCATATTTTTCTTCCACAAACCGAGATCGGGCGTTAGCCAATGATTTAAGCGCCATTTTATCCTTTTCGATTGCTGGTCTTGCAAGCAGTTACTTAGCAGAAGGAACTGTTTCAGTGGGGGCTTTGCTCCTTTTTAGCGCATCCATGCTTTTTTTCCTCGGTTGTACCTTTTATGTAAAAACGATGATTAGGGAAAAGAGAAATATCCACTATAAATGGTTGTCCTGGAGTTATCATTTTCTTCTTCCAATTGTCTGGATTGTTTTGGGTCTGTGGATTGTAGCACTTGCATTTATACCAAGTTTGCTAAGAGCTGTAGGTTTTTATGGTAAAAATATTTCAGCCAAACAAGTAGGCATTTATGAAATTGCTAATGCGGCAATATTTTTCATGATCATGGCAATACAGATAAGTTTAAAATAA
- the opp4A gene encoding oligopeptide ABC transporter substrate-binding protein translates to MKKKQVLKYATPFVALGLLLSACNGTTGDSSKTSSSSTKKVEDASKLFAFKVKNSKKAIDKGSLNYALVSDTPFEGTLNYAYYTGQPDAEVLQFFDEPLFATDGDYRFTNDGAASYKMSDDNKTITVKIKDNVNWTDGQPVKAEDYEYSFLVIGSKDYTGVRYGDAIIQSIVGMKDYHEGKAKNISGIKILDDKTLSITFTEANPSLLTGLWPYAMPKHYLGDIAIKDLAKNDKVHKTPIGFGPFKIAKIVPGESVQFVRNDDYYHGKAKLESLVLKVVNPKVILQSLKKGDVDLATFPTDQYPAAKDSKNFEFVGKNGLAYSYIGFKLGHWDAKKNENVMDNPKFKDVRLRKAMAYALDEKAVGDKIYNGLRTPATSLIPPAFATYYSKDADSIGYDPKKAKKLLDEAGYKDVDKDGLREDPSGKKFHINYLAMSGGDIAEPLAKFYMQSWKNVGLDVGLVDGRLAEFNSFYKMVEEDDPKVDLFAGAWGTGTDVDPYGLYGRDVPYNYTHFVSDKNDQLLKDGHSEKAFDQDFRKKTYDEWQKYMNDQMPLIPTLFRYEITAVNKRVTNFSVEPKDSSFVWSEVGVSSDTPDVE, encoded by the coding sequence ATGAAGAAAAAGCAAGTATTAAAGTATGCAACTCCTTTTGTTGCTCTGGGGTTACTGTTATCAGCATGTAACGGTACAACAGGAGACAGCAGCAAGACGTCATCTTCAAGCACTAAGAAAGTTGAAGATGCAAGCAAGCTGTTTGCATTCAAAGTAAAGAATTCAAAGAAAGCAATCGATAAAGGCAGCCTTAACTATGCATTAGTTTCGGATACTCCATTCGAAGGAACACTAAACTATGCATACTATACTGGTCAACCGGATGCGGAAGTTCTTCAATTTTTTGACGAGCCTTTATTCGCAACAGATGGTGACTATCGCTTTACAAATGATGGTGCAGCATCTTACAAAATGTCAGATGACAACAAGACAATCACTGTAAAGATTAAGGACAATGTAAACTGGACAGATGGTCAGCCGGTAAAAGCTGAAGACTATGAATATTCATTCCTAGTAATTGGCAGCAAGGACTATACAGGCGTCCGCTATGGTGATGCAATTATCCAAAGCATCGTGGGTATGAAGGACTACCATGAAGGCAAAGCAAAGAACATTTCTGGTATTAAAATCCTTGATGACAAAACACTTTCAATTACTTTCACAGAAGCAAACCCTTCTTTATTAACTGGTTTATGGCCGTATGCAATGCCTAAGCATTACCTTGGCGATATTGCGATCAAAGACCTAGCCAAAAATGATAAAGTTCACAAAACCCCAATTGGTTTTGGACCATTCAAGATCGCTAAGATCGTTCCTGGAGAATCTGTACAATTCGTACGTAACGATGATTACTACCATGGAAAAGCAAAATTAGAATCTTTAGTATTAAAAGTTGTTAACCCTAAGGTAATTTTACAGTCATTGAAAAAAGGCGATGTTGATCTTGCAACATTCCCAACAGATCAATACCCAGCAGCGAAGGACTCTAAAAACTTCGAATTCGTAGGGAAAAACGGATTAGCTTACAGCTATATCGGTTTCAAATTAGGACATTGGGATGCAAAGAAAAACGAAAACGTAATGGATAATCCAAAATTCAAAGATGTGCGTCTACGGAAGGCTATGGCGTATGCTTTAGATGAAAAAGCGGTTGGAGATAAAATTTACAATGGCTTACGAACTCCAGCAACATCTTTAATTCCGCCTGCATTTGCAACTTATTATAGCAAAGATGCAGATTCAATTGGTTACGATCCGAAAAAAGCAAAAAAATTATTGGACGAAGCTGGCTATAAAGATGTAGATAAAGATGGCCTTCGTGAAGATCCAAGCGGCAAGAAGTTCCACATTAACTATTTGGCAATGAGCGGTGGAGATATTGCTGAGCCACTTGCTAAGTTCTACATGCAAAGCTGGAAAAACGTAGGTTTAGATGTAGGACTTGTTGATGGACGCTTAGCTGAATTTAACTCATTCTATAAAATGGTAGAAGAAGATGATCCAAAGGTTGACCTATTTGCTGGTGCATGGGGAACTGGTACTGACGTAGATCCATACGGACTATATGGCAGGGACGTTCCGTATAACTATACTCACTTCGTAAGTGACAAGAACGATCAGTTGTTAAAAGATGGACATTCAGAAAAAGCCTTTGACCAAGACTTCCGTAAGAAAACGTACGATGAGTGGCAAAAGTACATGAATGACCAAATGCCTTTGATTCCTACATTATTCCGTTATGAAATCACGGCAGTAAACAAACGTGTTACAAACTTCTCAGTAGAACCTAAAGATTCAAGCTTTGTATGGTCTGAAGTCGGCGTTTCAAGCGACACTCCAGATGTAGAATAG
- a CDS encoding BMP family ABC transporter substrate-binding protein, with the protein MWNRFAVIFLSLILLGACGQPVTAGKLKKVGLLVPETINDQVWGTKGYKGMLKIQSQFNIDVYYKEGMDTESVVKRAVKELDQKGVNLIFGHGAEFAQYFNDISKDYPKIHFVSFNGDAKNKNTTSLNFKGHAMGFFGGMTAAHMSKTHKIGVIAAYEWQPEVEGYYEGAMNENKDTKVSIQYVGNWDDQKKANELLENMLKEGIDVVYPAGDGFNVPVIEKMKEHGLYVIGYVSDQSDLGESTVLTSTIQQVDKLYELIAKQYSEGILKSGNLSYDFKDDVITLGEFSPLVDKEFIKKMDREIKNYKKTGKLPNQE; encoded by the coding sequence ATGTGGAACCGTTTCGCTGTGATATTTTTAAGCCTTATTTTGCTTGGGGCATGCGGACAACCAGTCACAGCGGGAAAATTAAAAAAGGTTGGATTGCTCGTTCCTGAAACGATCAATGACCAGGTTTGGGGAACAAAGGGCTATAAAGGAATGCTGAAAATCCAATCCCAATTTAATATAGATGTCTACTATAAAGAAGGCATGGATACAGAATCAGTAGTGAAACGGGCGGTAAAGGAACTTGACCAGAAAGGTGTCAACCTAATTTTTGGCCATGGGGCAGAATTTGCTCAGTATTTTAATGATATTTCAAAAGACTATCCCAAAATCCACTTTGTAAGTTTTAATGGAGATGCAAAAAATAAGAACACGACAAGTCTGAATTTTAAGGGTCATGCGATGGGTTTTTTTGGGGGCATGACTGCGGCTCATATGTCTAAAACCCATAAAATAGGAGTCATTGCTGCCTATGAGTGGCAGCCGGAAGTGGAAGGCTACTATGAGGGTGCCATGAATGAAAATAAGGACACAAAGGTTTCGATTCAATATGTCGGCAATTGGGATGATCAAAAAAAGGCTAATGAGCTTCTGGAAAATATGCTTAAAGAAGGAATTGATGTTGTTTATCCAGCAGGTGATGGATTTAATGTTCCTGTTATTGAAAAGATGAAAGAACATGGCCTATATGTCATCGGGTACGTTTCTGATCAGTCCGATCTTGGTGAATCGACAGTTTTAACCAGCACGATACAGCAAGTAGACAAGCTGTATGAACTAATCGCAAAGCAATATTCAGAAGGAATTTTAAAATCAGGCAATCTTTCCTATGATTTTAAAGATGACGTAATCACATTAGGGGAATTCAGTCCTTTGGTTGATAAGGAATTTATCAAAAAAATGGATCGCGAAATTAAAAATTATAAAAAGACTGGAAAGCTTCCAAATCAAGAATAA
- a CDS encoding ABC transporter permease, whose translation MKVEIAKPNTLEVKSTKSSGAFSIMWREIVKDKLAIGSLILLGIILIIVYGASLLLDQEKIVTVDLLSIYNPPSAQHLLGTDYGGRDILGQLIIGAKNSFTIGLFITLITGCIGLCIGLCSGYFGGQVDNIIMRIIDFVLILPTLMLIIVFVTIAPKYNVYSFIMIMSAFLWTGKARLIRSKTLAERELDYVNASKTLGTPDWKIIFREVLPNMSSIIIVNLTLNLAGNIGIESGLTYLGFGLPESTPSLGTLVSYASNPDVLQNKWWIWLPASVLILVLMLCINFIGQALKRAADARQRLG comes from the coding sequence ATGAAAGTCGAAATTGCTAAACCGAATACACTAGAAGTTAAGAGTACCAAAAGCTCGGGCGCATTTTCAATTATGTGGCGGGAAATTGTTAAAGATAAACTTGCAATAGGATCACTAATCCTTTTAGGAATAATCCTAATTATTGTTTACGGAGCATCCCTATTGCTAGATCAAGAGAAAATCGTAACGGTAGATTTATTGTCAATTTACAATCCTCCATCTGCCCAACATTTACTTGGAACAGATTACGGTGGAAGAGATATACTTGGACAATTGATTATCGGTGCCAAGAACTCATTTACAATTGGATTATTTATCACATTAATAACAGGCTGTATTGGTCTTTGTATAGGCCTATGTTCCGGCTACTTTGGCGGACAGGTTGATAATATCATCATGCGTATTATCGATTTCGTATTAATCCTGCCAACATTAATGTTAATTATCGTTTTTGTTACAATCGCACCAAAATACAATGTCTATTCTTTTATTATGATAATGAGTGCGTTTTTGTGGACGGGCAAAGCAAGGTTAATAAGATCTAAGACCCTTGCGGAAAGAGAACTCGATTATGTAAATGCATCCAAAACATTGGGTACACCTGACTGGAAAATTATTTTCAGAGAAGTTCTGCCTAATATGAGTTCCATTATCATCGTTAACTTAACGCTAAACCTTGCTGGAAACATTGGAATCGAGTCAGGTTTAACATATTTAGGGTTTGGTTTGCCGGAAAGTACTCCAAGTTTGGGTACTCTCGTAAGCTATGCATCCAATCCGGATGTTCTTCAAAATAAGTGGTGGATCTGGTTACCCGCATCTGTGCTCATTTTAGTATTGATGCTGTGTATAAATTTTATCGGGCAAGCATTAAAACGCGCGGCCGATGCAAGACAAAGGTTAGGATAA
- a CDS encoding YjzC family protein translates to MGQNRQFHAGQKAPNNGIYIEIGETGSTVNNPQKVKLKAGDAFPENSNHNRLWTYLRKP, encoded by the coding sequence ATGGGACAAAACCGACAGTTTCATGCAGGCCAAAAAGCACCTAATAATGGTATTTATATCGAAATTGGCGAAACTGGGAGCACTGTAAACAACCCGCAAAAAGTAAAACTAAAAGCTGGGGATGCATTTCCGGAAAACTCGAACCATAATCGGCTTTGGACATACCTTCGAAAGCCATAA
- a CDS encoding beta-ketoacyl-ACP synthase III produces the protein MGAGIIGIGRYLPEKILTNADLEKIVDTSDEWIRTRTGIEERRIAADDVNTSDMAYGAAKKAIENAGISATDLDMILVATVTPDRPFPTVACMLQEKLGAVNAAAMDISAACAGFMYGIVTAKQFIESGVYKNVLVIGVEKLSKITDWDDRNTAVLFGDGAGAVVVGNVSEGRGILSFELGADGTGGKHLYQDEFIIMNGREVFKFAVRQMGESCLNVLDKAGLTKEDVDFLIPHQANIRIMEAARQRLELPPEKMSKTVNKYGNTSAASIPISIVEELEAGKIKDDDLIVMVGFGGGLTWGAIAIRWGR, from the coding sequence ATGGGTGCAGGAATTATCGGCATAGGAAGGTATTTGCCAGAAAAGATTCTGACAAACGCTGATTTGGAAAAAATAGTGGATACATCTGATGAGTGGATTCGAACAAGGACGGGCATCGAAGAACGAAGAATAGCAGCAGATGACGTAAATACTTCTGACATGGCATATGGAGCTGCGAAAAAGGCGATTGAGAATGCAGGAATTTCCGCTACCGATCTGGATATGATCCTTGTAGCGACAGTCACTCCTGATCGGCCTTTCCCAACGGTGGCATGCATGCTCCAGGAAAAACTGGGGGCTGTTAACGCTGCTGCAATGGATATTAGTGCCGCTTGCGCAGGTTTTATGTATGGGATTGTGACAGCCAAACAGTTTATTGAATCAGGTGTTTACAAAAACGTACTGGTAATAGGCGTTGAAAAACTATCCAAAATAACCGACTGGGATGACAGAAATACGGCCGTGTTGTTTGGAGATGGTGCCGGTGCAGTGGTAGTAGGGAATGTTAGTGAAGGCAGGGGAATTCTATCCTTTGAACTCGGAGCAGATGGTACAGGTGGAAAGCATCTTTATCAGGATGAGTTTATCATTATGAATGGACGTGAAGTCTTCAAATTTGCAGTTCGCCAAATGGGAGAAAGCTGCCTGAACGTACTTGATAAAGCAGGGCTTACAAAAGAAGATGTAGATTTTCTAATCCCCCATCAGGCAAATATCCGCATAATGGAAGCAGCCCGTCAAAGGCTTGAACTGCCGCCTGAAAAAATGTCCAAAACGGTAAATAAATATGGAAATACATCAGCGGCTTCTATCCCTATTTCAATAGTAGAAGAATTGGAAGCAGGAAAGATAAAAGATGACGACCTCATTGTTATGGTAGGCTTTGGGGGAGGCTTAACATGGGGAGCCATAGCGATTCGCTGGGGCAGGTAA
- a CDS encoding ComZ family protein codes for MNVQEKNLQFMQIAMKHFPEAKAQLDQAGIELSMELIQPFMSLFTQVMAEAYELGKEDARKELKQE; via the coding sequence ATGAATGTACAAGAAAAAAACCTGCAGTTCATGCAGATTGCAATGAAGCATTTTCCGGAGGCAAAAGCTCAATTGGACCAAGCGGGCATTGAATTATCAATGGAACTGATTCAGCCGTTTATGTCTTTATTTACACAAGTAATGGCTGAGGCATACGAGTTGGGAAAAGAGGATGCAAGAAAAGAGTTAAAGCAAGAGTAA
- the opp4B gene encoding oligopeptide ABC transporter permease: MLKFILRRFLVMIPQLFILSILIFLMAKAMPGDALTGQLASNPKMDAQTIMELKQKLGLLDPPYVQYLRWIKGLLHGDLGMSVMHQTPVTHLLAGRIGNTLTLSFAVLILSYLIAIPLGIVGGRWTNSLADKMIVGYNYLTFATPLFIFALLVLFVFGFVLGWFPSGGSVDIRVEDGSFAYYMSKLNHLILPAFSGAIVSTTVTIQYLRNEIIDTKIKDFVKTARAKGVNESKVYTHHIFRNSLLPIAAFLGYEIVYLIGGSVFLESIYGYPGIGQLFLSSIAQRDFSVVTALVMISGLATLIGTLLSDIILSAVDPRIRIE; the protein is encoded by the coding sequence ATGTTGAAATTTATATTGCGCAGATTCTTAGTCATGATCCCTCAGCTATTTATTTTAAGTATCCTGATTTTTCTCATGGCTAAAGCAATGCCAGGTGACGCACTAACAGGCCAATTGGCAAGTAATCCTAAAATGGATGCTCAAACTATTATGGAGTTAAAACAAAAGCTAGGGCTGCTCGACCCCCCCTATGTCCAATATTTAAGATGGATAAAAGGGCTCCTGCATGGAGATTTAGGAATGTCAGTCATGCATCAAACGCCGGTAACACATTTATTGGCGGGCAGAATCGGAAACACGCTTACTTTATCATTTGCCGTCCTTATCCTGAGTTATCTTATAGCGATACCTCTTGGGATTGTAGGGGGAAGATGGACTAATTCATTGGCCGATAAAATGATCGTAGGCTACAATTATTTAACTTTTGCAACCCCATTGTTCATTTTTGCTTTATTAGTATTGTTTGTTTTTGGATTTGTACTAGGATGGTTCCCAAGTGGTGGAAGTGTTGACATAAGAGTTGAAGACGGCTCTTTTGCTTACTATATGAGTAAATTAAATCACCTTATACTCCCAGCATTCTCAGGCGCTATAGTAAGTACGACCGTAACGATTCAATATTTGCGTAATGAAATTATCGATACAAAAATAAAAGATTTCGTTAAAACCGCCAGAGCAAAGGGTGTTAATGAATCTAAAGTGTATACACACCATATTTTTAGGAATTCATTGTTACCAATTGCAGCTTTTCTAGGTTATGAAATTGTCTATTTAATTGGTGGATCCGTCTTTTTAGAATCCATCTATGGTTATCCAGGAATTGGGCAGTTGTTCCTTTCCTCTATTGCACAGCGTGATTTTAGTGTCGTTACTGCTCTTGTTATGATATCTGGTTTGGCTACACTTATTGGCACATTACTGTCCGATATCATCTTAAGTGCTGTAGATCCGCGAATCAGAATTGAATAA
- a CDS encoding DUF2268 domain-containing protein, whose amino-acid sequence MGVVPTNQWLEEDFYQPVKICDRLTAYFNGQKPNRIYEQLLNFGMYKPTREAENVFKTLQKKIIWEKVDRLYHKYKSKWEGKEVPVFIFPVNAGGMLFRRNTQRKSGVSYPDKLFLFIPELDDPKELEALFVHEYHHVCRLNEMKNKMEENTLLDSMILEGLAEHAVSVSCGEDYLAPWCRQYSEKELMQYWDKFLKDKLEIKKREKSHDDLLFGKRAVPTLLGYAAGWNLVKKHYQTNPFSIKKSFSLSSNVFLKKF is encoded by the coding sequence ATGGGAGTGGTACCAACAAACCAGTGGCTTGAGGAGGATTTTTATCAGCCAGTCAAAATATGTGATCGGTTGACAGCATATTTCAACGGCCAGAAGCCAAATAGAATATATGAACAATTACTTAACTTTGGTATGTACAAGCCGACAAGGGAAGCAGAAAATGTATTCAAAACCCTGCAAAAAAAAATCATATGGGAAAAAGTAGATAGACTTTATCATAAGTACAAGTCTAAATGGGAAGGGAAGGAAGTACCGGTTTTCATTTTTCCGGTGAATGCAGGCGGGATGCTCTTTCGTAGGAATACACAAAGAAAGTCAGGTGTCTCCTATCCTGATAAGTTGTTCTTGTTTATACCAGAACTTGATGACCCGAAGGAATTGGAAGCCTTATTTGTCCATGAGTACCATCATGTCTGTCGGCTAAACGAAATGAAAAATAAAATGGAAGAAAATACATTATTGGATTCTATGATTTTAGAAGGCCTTGCAGAACATGCGGTATCAGTTTCATGTGGTGAAGATTATCTGGCCCCATGGTGCCGACAGTATTCGGAAAAAGAATTAATGCAGTATTGGGATAAATTTTTAAAAGATAAACTTGAAATAAAGAAACGAGAAAAAAGCCATGATGATTTATTGTTTGGGAAAAGGGCAGTGCCAACACTACTGGGCTATGCAGCAGGATGGAACCTCGTAAAAAAACATTACCAGACAAATCCTTTTTCAATAAAAAAATCTTTCTCACTTTCTTCCAACGTTTTTCTAAAGAAATTCTAA